From a region of the Zingiber officinale cultivar Zhangliang chromosome 4B, Zo_v1.1, whole genome shotgun sequence genome:
- the LOC121975574 gene encoding uncharacterized protein LOC121975574, translating into MASVTAVATKKTLLAEDVPWRASPTGRKPIPKIHLNPVLRVQPNSNSNYALAVMKHPDPIGGGFATEARLEAAGSDCIVPGLATPVKLLGLKVWPIDIDFKFVEPVGRELQALGKFMDSALNLMNASFQDR; encoded by the exons ATGGCGTCCGTCACCGCCGTCGCCACTAAGAAGACGCTGCTCGCCGAGGACGTTCCCTGGAGGGCCTCCCCCACCGGAAGAAAGCCCATCCCTAAAATCCACCTCAATCCCGTCCTCCGCGTCCAACCCAATTCCAATTCTAACTACGCCCTCGCCGTCATGAAG CATCCGGATCCCATAGGCGGCGGGTTCGCCACGGAGGCCAGGCTGGAAGCTGCGGGGTCGGACTGCATCGTCCCGGGGCTCGCTACTCCGGTGAAATTACTTGGATTGAAG GTCTGGCCTATAGATATTGACTTTAAATTTGTGGAACCTGTTGGAAGGGAACTTCAAGCTCTTGGAAAG TTTATGGATTCAGCACTTAACCTCATGAATGCATCATTTCAAGATCGCTAG